The Streptomyces sp. NBC_01197 genome window below encodes:
- a CDS encoding phospholipase D-like domain-containing protein, with amino-acid sequence MNPTHRLMPTLAAGALAAACAFLPATAHAASAYSLVVLPDQKEGAIYDFVNSARKSVDLTIYELRDTTLVNDLVKEQKAGVKVRVVFDSQHASIDGAAYQALSSAGAGVTYSSSAYVYTHQKTITVDGATSYISTGNFDTKYYSTSRDYGVFDTDQADVAAIEKVFDADYAKTSVTPSDGTDLVWSPTDSQSHLLALVSGAKSSLDVQEEEFGDSALVNAVVADAKRGVTVRVVAENQSSKYSKELEEVTAAGGKVTTYTSSTGYYIHAKAIVADYGTSSAKVFAGSENFSDNSLNHNRELGLIVSDSAVVSGIEKAFGADFLKSSGSA; translated from the coding sequence GTGAACCCCACACACCGCCTCATGCCCACCCTGGCCGCAGGCGCCCTGGCCGCTGCATGTGCCTTCCTGCCCGCCACCGCCCACGCCGCGAGCGCCTACTCCCTGGTGGTCCTTCCCGACCAGAAGGAAGGCGCGATCTACGACTTCGTCAACTCGGCCAGGAAGTCGGTCGACTTGACGATCTATGAGTTGCGCGACACCACCCTCGTCAACGATCTGGTGAAGGAGCAGAAGGCGGGCGTGAAGGTCCGCGTGGTCTTCGACTCCCAGCACGCGTCCATCGACGGGGCCGCCTACCAGGCACTGTCCTCGGCCGGTGCCGGGGTCACGTACTCGTCATCGGCGTACGTCTACACCCACCAGAAGACGATCACCGTCGACGGCGCCACGTCGTACATCAGCACCGGCAACTTCGACACGAAGTACTACTCGACCTCGCGTGACTACGGCGTCTTCGACACCGACCAGGCCGACGTCGCCGCGATCGAGAAGGTCTTCGACGCCGACTACGCGAAGACCTCGGTGACCCCGTCCGACGGTACGGACCTGGTGTGGTCGCCCACCGACTCGCAGAGCCACCTGCTGGCCCTGGTTTCCGGGGCGAAGAGCAGCCTCGATGTCCAGGAGGAGGAGTTCGGTGATTCCGCCCTGGTGAATGCGGTCGTCGCGGACGCGAAGCGCGGCGTCACCGTTCGCGTCGTCGCGGAGAACCAGTCCTCGAAGTACAGCAAGGAGCTGGAGGAGGTCACTGCAGCGGGCGGCAAGGTGACCACCTACACCAGCTCCACCGGCTACTACATCCACGCCAAGGCGATCGTCGCCGACTACGGCACGTCCTCCGCGAAGGTGTTCGCCGGCTCGGAGAACTTCTCCGACAACTCGCTCAACCACAACCGCGAACTCGGCCTGATCGTCAGTGACTCCGCAGTGGTCAGCGGCATCGAGAAGGCATTCGGCGCCGACTTCCTCAAGAGCTCCGGCTCGGCCTGA
- a CDS encoding LysR family transcriptional regulator, whose protein sequence is MDLDAVRTFVAAADAGQFQEAATALSITQQAVSKRIAALEKDLEARLFTRTARGARLTIDGQAFLPHARELLRAEERADASVRPGRRALRIDVVSRRIAPAVLLQDFHRMRPGIELDVVALLSADVDAAVAAVEAGAIDASFHAVAPQQRLPEAIRSARVIDEPHQLLVGPRHALASARTVTPAQLAGHRIWMPGIAAGTEVAGYFDELAATFGLAIDFIGPVFGNEALLAEIADSPELATLVGEGTRYLWPDSYDLRRIPVRGPALIYPLSLIWRDDNPHPALAEFREYLDARRRNPPDTEVWTPTWAQWSASRA, encoded by the coding sequence ATGGATCTCGACGCCGTGCGCACCTTCGTCGCCGCCGCGGATGCCGGCCAGTTTCAGGAAGCCGCCACTGCGCTCTCGATCACCCAGCAGGCCGTCTCCAAGCGCATCGCCGCGCTGGAGAAGGACCTGGAGGCACGCCTGTTCACCCGCACGGCCCGCGGAGCCCGGCTCACGATCGACGGCCAGGCCTTCCTGCCCCACGCCCGCGAACTCCTGCGGGCGGAAGAACGGGCCGACGCGTCGGTGCGTCCCGGCCGGCGTGCTCTGCGCATCGATGTCGTCAGCCGGCGGATCGCGCCCGCAGTGCTTCTGCAGGACTTCCACCGCATGCGTCCCGGGATCGAGCTGGATGTCGTGGCCCTGCTGAGCGCCGACGTCGATGCGGCCGTCGCCGCCGTCGAGGCCGGGGCGATCGACGCCAGCTTCCATGCTGTCGCCCCGCAGCAGCGGCTGCCGGAAGCGATCAGGAGCGCCCGCGTGATCGACGAGCCGCATCAGCTGCTCGTCGGGCCCCGCCACGCACTCGCCAGCGCCCGCACCGTCACGCCCGCGCAACTGGCCGGACACCGAATCTGGATGCCCGGCATCGCTGCCGGGACCGAGGTGGCCGGGTACTTCGACGAGCTCGCCGCCACCTTCGGGCTCGCCATCGACTTCATCGGACCCGTCTTCGGCAACGAGGCTCTGCTGGCCGAGATCGCCGACTCCCCGGAACTGGCCACCCTCGTCGGCGAAGGTACGCGCTACCTGTGGCCGGACAGCTACGACCTGCGGCGCATTCCGGTGCGCGGCCCGGCACTTATCTACCCGCTGTCACTGATCTGGCGGGACGACAACCCCCACCCCGCGCTCGCCGAATTCCGCGAGTACCTCGATGCCAGGCGGCGGAATCCGCCCGACACCGAGGTCTGGACACCGACATGGGCGCAGTGGTCAGCCTCCAGGGCGTGA
- a CDS encoding amidase: protein MTEVTGDAAVPPQPGNGLHGLSALDQAAAVRRGEVSPLELVQHQLARIEQFNDRYGAFLTVNHHEAVAQAAAAQKRLGEVGLSPLFGVPTAVKDLVDTAGVRTTYGSRAFAESVPEVDAHTVTRLREAGLISLGKTNTPEFGCCCYTDNDLTGPARNPWDPALSAGGSSGGAAVAVALGMVAIAHASDGGGSIRIPASACGLFGIKPSRGRVSSGPAGSEVNGLAVQGPLARTVRDAAAMLDVLSGPMPGDPHWAPPLPAGETFLAHADRGPGRLRIGRYAKPAALGVDVDPRCLTAWEHASRLLEELGHDVEDIPTPFGPELGDFFTAVWGVQSLGYTVEAEAEELLRPVTRAWREYGRTVTAERFAAAITGMQRAGRRAVEATAGYDVVLTPTLASLPQPVEFFAETGDPLVNLRRQSAFSAFTSPYNMTGQPVVSVPLYWSQGRTPVGVSLVGRPADETTLISLSAQLEEASPWRHQYARLLPTGPGAPLSGSRPGG from the coding sequence ATGACGGAAGTGACGGGAGATGCCGCGGTGCCCCCGCAGCCGGGGAACGGCCTCCACGGACTCAGCGCCCTCGACCAGGCCGCCGCCGTACGCAGAGGCGAGGTCAGCCCCCTGGAACTCGTACAGCACCAACTGGCCCGTATCGAGCAGTTCAACGACCGCTACGGAGCGTTTCTCACCGTCAACCACCATGAGGCCGTCGCGCAGGCCGCAGCGGCGCAGAAACGGCTCGGGGAGGTGGGTCTGTCACCGCTGTTCGGCGTACCGACGGCTGTCAAGGACCTGGTCGACACCGCCGGTGTGCGCACGACGTACGGCTCCCGGGCCTTCGCCGAATCCGTCCCGGAGGTGGACGCCCACACGGTGACGCGATTGCGCGAGGCCGGCCTGATCAGCCTGGGTAAGACCAACACCCCTGAATTCGGCTGCTGTTGCTACACCGACAACGACCTGACGGGCCCCGCCCGCAACCCCTGGGACCCCGCTCTGTCCGCCGGAGGTTCCAGCGGCGGGGCGGCGGTCGCTGTGGCACTCGGCATGGTGGCGATCGCACACGCCAGTGACGGCGGCGGCTCCATCCGCATTCCGGCGAGCGCCTGCGGGCTGTTCGGCATCAAGCCGTCCCGTGGCCGGGTGAGCTCCGGGCCGGCCGGGTCCGAGGTCAACGGCCTTGCTGTGCAAGGCCCGTTGGCCCGAACCGTACGGGATGCCGCAGCCATGCTGGACGTTCTGTCGGGGCCCATGCCGGGCGATCCGCACTGGGCGCCACCGCTTCCGGCGGGCGAGACATTCCTGGCCCACGCCGACCGCGGCCCGGGCCGGCTGCGTATCGGCCGGTACGCGAAGCCCGCGGCGCTGGGCGTGGACGTCGACCCCAGGTGCCTGACGGCCTGGGAGCACGCCTCGCGGCTCCTGGAGGAGCTCGGACATGACGTCGAGGACATCCCCACGCCGTTCGGTCCCGAGCTCGGCGACTTCTTCACCGCCGTCTGGGGCGTGCAGTCACTGGGCTACACCGTGGAAGCCGAGGCCGAGGAGCTGCTGCGCCCGGTGACCCGCGCCTGGCGGGAGTACGGGAGGACGGTCACCGCTGAGCGCTTCGCCGCCGCGATCACCGGCATGCAGCGGGCGGGCCGCCGCGCCGTCGAGGCGACCGCCGGTTACGACGTCGTCCTCACCCCGACACTGGCCTCGCTGCCACAGCCGGTGGAGTTCTTCGCCGAGACCGGCGACCCCCTCGTCAACCTGCGGCGTCAGAGCGCCTTCAGCGCCTTCACCAGCCCGTACAACATGACGGGCCAGCCGGTCGTGAGCGTACCGCTGTACTGGTCACAGGGCAGGACACCCGTGGGGGTCTCCCTGGTGGGGCGCCCGGCCGACGAGACCACCCTCATCTCGCTCAGCGCCCAGCTGGAGGAGGCATCTCCCTGGCGGCACCAGTACGCACGTCTTCTCCCGACGGGTCCGGGCGCGCCACTGTCCGGGTCACGCCCTGGAGGCTGA
- a CDS encoding MFS transporter: protein MRRAKAYALIGREARMTVPSPAATARPEGRTFTSALRGLGNRRLDHYPESRRRYWYLAIVVLATVVLYYQLYIQYAVSTAIITHYHMTFLYFVYISVAANAVGAFASLVAGLADRWGRANIAVYGLLLVGLLTTFALPNAPGKVSYLVVYACVALVEGMILVATPALIRDFSPQLGRASAMGYWTMGPVVGSLVVTAVTGRTFTGSTTWQDEIRYAGAAGLVVFVAALLGLRELAPALRGQIMVSLRDRALVEARAKGIDAESALHGQWRQMLRLDVLGSALAISLYLLLYFSAVGNFVVYFATDFGYSAQRTNSLLNWYWGTNAVFLVAAGLVSDRLRVRKPFMLAGALGSIGFTLAFVLHATRPHTGYYTFAFIVAGIGATSGIAYSPWMASFTETVERHNPAAIATGLAVWGWLIRITVAASAACLPLVVSTVTPLIEHGTEVKQASVQAAPALAITRAHPQLFAQLSSYPPGKAPAPLLARAVKEVGAGGLQTVRKAAPQLTILREHGPEVQRAAAHNARQWQNWWWVCLGGQVLFLPCVFVMTGRWRPREARRDTEAHERLVAQQLAGMKELSV from the coding sequence ATGCGGCGCGCGAAGGCGTACGCACTCATCGGCAGGGAGGCCAGGATGACGGTTCCGTCACCGGCGGCGACAGCGCGGCCGGAGGGCCGGACGTTCACTTCAGCGTTGAGGGGTCTGGGCAACCGCCGGCTTGATCACTATCCGGAGAGCCGTCGTCGCTACTGGTATCTGGCGATCGTGGTGCTGGCCACCGTCGTTCTGTACTACCAGCTCTACATCCAGTACGCCGTGTCGACGGCCATCATCACTCATTACCACATGACGTTCCTGTACTTCGTCTACATCTCGGTGGCCGCCAACGCGGTCGGCGCCTTCGCCTCCCTGGTGGCCGGGCTGGCCGACCGCTGGGGACGGGCGAACATCGCGGTGTACGGCCTGCTCCTGGTCGGCCTGCTCACCACATTCGCCCTGCCGAACGCGCCGGGCAAGGTGAGTTACCTGGTCGTCTACGCGTGCGTCGCACTCGTCGAGGGCATGATCCTGGTGGCCACCCCTGCCCTGATCCGCGACTTCTCGCCGCAGCTCGGCCGCGCGTCGGCCATGGGCTACTGGACGATGGGCCCGGTCGTCGGAAGTCTCGTGGTCACTGCGGTCACCGGCCGCACCTTCACCGGCTCCACGACCTGGCAGGACGAGATCCGGTACGCGGGGGCCGCCGGCCTGGTCGTGTTCGTGGCCGCGCTCCTCGGTCTGCGGGAACTCGCCCCCGCGCTGCGCGGCCAGATCATGGTGAGCCTGCGCGACCGCGCCCTGGTCGAGGCCCGCGCCAAGGGGATCGACGCCGAGTCGGCCCTGCACGGGCAGTGGCGCCAGATGCTCCGCCTCGACGTCCTCGGCTCGGCCCTCGCCATCAGCCTCTACCTGCTGCTGTACTTCTCCGCGGTCGGCAATTTCGTGGTCTATTTCGCCACGGACTTCGGATACTCCGCGCAGCGCACGAACTCCCTGCTCAACTGGTACTGGGGGACGAATGCGGTCTTCCTGGTGGCGGCCGGACTCGTCTCCGACCGGCTGCGGGTCCGCAAGCCGTTCATGCTGGCCGGTGCGCTCGGCTCGATCGGCTTCACCCTCGCGTTCGTGCTGCACGCCACCCGGCCGCACACGGGCTATTACACCTTCGCGTTCATCGTGGCCGGCATCGGTGCCACCAGCGGCATCGCGTACTCGCCGTGGATGGCGAGCTTCACCGAGACGGTCGAGCGGCACAACCCCGCGGCCATCGCGACCGGGCTGGCCGTGTGGGGGTGGCTCATACGGATCACGGTCGCCGCCTCCGCGGCCTGCCTGCCGCTGGTCGTGAGCACCGTGACCCCGCTCATCGAACACGGTACGGAGGTCAAACAGGCCTCCGTACAGGCCGCCCCCGCCCTGGCCATCACACGCGCCCATCCACAGCTCTTCGCGCAGCTCTCCTCCTATCCCCCGGGCAAGGCACCCGCACCACTGCTGGCGCGGGCGGTGAAGGAGGTCGGCGCCGGAGGTTTGCAGACCGTCCGGAAGGCCGCTCCACAACTGACGATCCTGCGCGAACACGGCCCGGAGGTACAGCGAGCCGCCGCACACAACGCGCGTCAGTGGCAGAACTGGTGGTGGGTCTGCCTGGGAGGACAGGTGCTGTTCCTGCCGTGCGTCTTCGTGATGACCGGCCGCTGGCGCCCACGTGAAGCGCGCCGCGACACCGAGGCCCACGAGCGTCTGGTGGCACAGCAACTCGCCGGGATGAAGGAGCTCAGCGTATGA
- a CDS encoding DUF6480 family protein, whose amino-acid sequence MVDVITPPGETPPAEGCIAEAHEERPDGGMWEHPRLWAGLILLGALFFSAFFIARIFSA is encoded by the coding sequence ATGGTTGATGTCATTACGCCTCCCGGCGAGACACCGCCGGCCGAGGGCTGTATCGCCGAAGCCCACGAAGAACGGCCCGACGGCGGCATGTGGGAACACCCGAGGCTGTGGGCGGGGCTCATCCTGCTGGGCGCCCTCTTCTTCTCCGCCTTCTTCATCGCGCGCATTTTCTCGGCCTGA
- a CDS encoding sirohydrochlorin chelatase, which yields MTVPACPGPAHRVPPTLLAVAHGTRDAEGVAVTGALAARVRALRPSLRVELCFLDLVAPSLPEALARLSGEVVVVPLLLGAGYHVRVDIPGALAAAPHLNSRVARALGPDPLLAEALTGRLTDAGWRAGDGPVVLAAAGSTDPGANADTAAMASLLREHLPGPDEVVPAYLCAAGPTPAEAVAALRSEGHSRVAVAEYLLSPGFFARRAARSGACLTSAPLGTHDALARLVTRRYDEARTALGTHTPLPPPGAPTGCG from the coding sequence ATGACCGTGCCTGCCTGTCCCGGCCCCGCCCACCGCGTTCCGCCGACCCTGCTCGCGGTGGCCCATGGCACCCGGGACGCCGAGGGTGTCGCGGTGACCGGGGCGCTGGCCGCCCGGGTACGCGCTCTCCGTCCCAGCCTGCGCGTGGAGTTGTGCTTCCTCGACCTGGTCGCGCCCTCCCTGCCGGAGGCGCTGGCCCGGCTGAGCGGTGAGGTGGTCGTCGTACCGCTGCTCCTCGGTGCCGGATACCACGTACGCGTCGACATCCCCGGGGCCCTCGCAGCAGCGCCGCATCTGAACTCCCGGGTCGCCCGCGCGCTCGGCCCGGACCCGCTGCTGGCCGAGGCCCTCACCGGCCGTCTCACCGACGCCGGATGGCGCGCCGGGGACGGGCCGGTCGTACTCGCAGCGGCCGGATCCACGGATCCCGGCGCCAACGCCGACACCGCGGCCATGGCCTCACTGCTGCGCGAACACCTCCCCGGCCCGGACGAAGTCGTTCCCGCCTACCTCTGTGCCGCCGGCCCCACCCCCGCCGAGGCGGTCGCCGCGCTTCGCTCCGAGGGCCACTCCCGCGTCGCCGTCGCCGAGTACCTGCTGAGCCCGGGCTTCTTCGCCCGCCGCGCCGCCCGTTCCGGTGCCTGCCTCACTTCCGCCCCGCTCGGCACGCACGACGCGCTCGCCCGCCTGGTCACGCGCCGCTACGACGAGGCCCGCACCGCCCTCGGGACGCACACGCCGCTGCCGCCTCCAGGTGCACCCACCGGATGCGGATAG
- a CDS encoding uroporphyrinogen-III synthase, with protein MSSSGIPSPTAPTGPLTGYTVGVTAARRRDELVALLTRRGARVVEAPALRILPLEDDIALRRATELCLTAPLDYVVATTGVGWRGWMSAADGWGRGAALSAACRNAVVLSRGPKATGAVRASGLDEAYSPGSEVTGELLTWLLAQPLAGRRIAVQEHGLPLTAFSAALRERGAEVVPVPVYRWAPPEDPGPVRRLVEQTVRREVHALTFTSAPAITAFLETAAADGLHKLVLEAMSGDVLPVCVGPVCGRPLLDAGLPVVWPERGRLGALVRTLTETLPGRSRQELHVAGRALVLQGSALLVDGENYWLSPKGATLLRALAEKPGRVLSRAELLRRAWADSDAEEHAVEAAIGRLRASLGPHSDLVRTVPKRGYRLAAA; from the coding sequence ATGAGCAGCTCCGGCATCCCCTCTCCGACCGCGCCGACGGGCCCGCTGACGGGCTACACCGTCGGCGTGACCGCCGCCCGCCGCCGCGACGAGCTCGTCGCACTGCTGACCAGGCGCGGAGCACGCGTGGTCGAGGCGCCGGCGCTGCGCATCCTCCCGCTGGAGGACGACATCGCGCTGCGCCGGGCGACCGAGCTGTGCCTGACCGCGCCGCTGGACTACGTCGTGGCGACCACCGGCGTCGGCTGGCGCGGCTGGATGAGCGCGGCCGACGGCTGGGGGCGCGGCGCCGCACTCTCCGCCGCCTGCCGGAACGCCGTCGTACTGTCGCGCGGCCCGAAGGCCACGGGCGCGGTCCGCGCCAGCGGGCTCGACGAGGCGTACTCCCCCGGGAGCGAAGTCACCGGCGAACTGCTGACGTGGCTGCTGGCCCAGCCGCTGGCCGGCCGCCGGATCGCGGTGCAGGAGCACGGCCTGCCACTCACCGCTTTCAGCGCGGCCCTGCGCGAGCGCGGCGCCGAGGTCGTGCCGGTCCCCGTCTACCGCTGGGCTCCGCCGGAGGACCCGGGCCCGGTCCGACGGCTGGTCGAGCAGACCGTCCGCCGCGAGGTCCACGCGCTGACCTTCACCAGCGCGCCCGCGATCACCGCCTTCCTGGAGACCGCGGCCGCCGACGGCCTGCACAAGCTGGTGCTGGAGGCGATGTCCGGCGACGTACTGCCGGTCTGCGTCGGCCCGGTCTGCGGCCGGCCACTGCTGGACGCCGGGCTGCCGGTGGTCTGGCCCGAACGCGGCCGCCTGGGCGCGCTGGTCCGCACGCTCACCGAGACGCTTCCCGGACGCAGCCGCCAGGAACTCCACGTCGCAGGGCGGGCGTTGGTGCTCCAGGGCAGCGCGCTGCTGGTCGACGGGGAGAACTACTGGCTGTCGCCGAAGGGCGCCACGCTGCTCCGCGCACTGGCGGAGAAGCCTGGCCGGGTGCTGAGCCGCGCCGAACTGCTGCGCCGCGCCTGGGCGGACTCCGATGCGGAGGAGCATGCCGTGGAGGCCGCGATCGGCCGGCTGCGCGCCTCGCTCGGGCCGCACAGCGACTTGGTCAGGACCGTCCCCAAGCGCGGCTACCGGCTGGCGGCAGCATGA